A region from the Vicia villosa cultivar HV-30 ecotype Madison, WI linkage group LG3, Vvil1.0, whole genome shotgun sequence genome encodes:
- the LOC131659974 gene encoding uncharacterized protein LOC131659974, which translates to MFIETRQSRKGKQPDEETSSVISKLQESVQNSTESETFNSLFGKEKSGRVRCYGRTITPTMLKRKEEILVIKRQHNDEVAGMKREMDGMKALFKTMMKQQNPHMSDDEISNLMASAMGCSISSTAAPADPHSSASTHIPHCEQILSILLVLLVGTNFVNASNIDVIHFLVPIKLNASNIVIMLLGGEEAD; encoded by the exons ATGTTCATTGAGACTCGACAAAGTCGAAAAGGAAAACAGCCAGATGAGGAAACTTCAAGTGTAATT tctaagcttcaagaatcagtTCAGAATTCAACTGAATCTGAGACATTTAACTCCTTGTTTGGGAAAGAAAAATCTGGACGAGTTCGTTGCTATGGAAGAACAATAACACCTACCATgcttaaaagaaaagaagaaattctGGTTATTAAAAGGCAGCATAATGATGAAGTGGCTGGCATGAAGAGGGAGATGGATGGTATGAAGGCGCTATTTAAGACAATGATGAAGCAACAAAACCCACATATGAGCGACGACGAGATCTCTAATTTGATGGCAAGTGCTATGGGCTGTTCCATTAGTTCTACTGCTGCTCCTGCTGATCCACATTCGTCTGCATCAACTCATATTCCGCATTGCGAACAG ATTTTAAGCATCTTGTTAGTGTTATTGGTTGGTACAAATTTTGTGAATGCTAGTAACATTGATGTAATTCATTTTCTGGTGCCAATTAAACTGAATGCTAGTAACATTGTTATAATGTTATTG GGTGGAGAGGAAGCAGATTGA